From Piliocolobus tephrosceles isolate RC106 chromosome 16, ASM277652v3, whole genome shotgun sequence, the proteins below share one genomic window:
- the PPP1R1B gene encoding protein phosphatase 1 regulatory subunit 1B — protein sequence MDPKDRKKIQFSVPAPPSQLDPRQVEMIRRRRPTPAMLFRLSEHSSPEEEASPHQRASGEGHHLKSKRPNPCAYTPPSLKAVQRIAESHLQSISNLNENQASEEEDELGELRELGYPREEDEEEEEEDEEEEEEEDSQAEVLKVIRQSAGQKTTCGQGLEGPWERPPPLDEPERDGSSEDQVEDSALSEPGEEPQRPSPSEPGT from the exons ATGGACCCCAAGGACCGCAAGAAAATCCAGTTCTCGGTGCCCGCGCCCCCTAGCCAGCTCGACCCCCGCCAGGTGGAGATG ATCCGGCGCAGGAGACCAACGCCTGCCATGCTGTTCCGGCTCTCAGAGCACTCCTCACCAG AGGAGGAAGCCTCCCCCCACCAG AGAGCCTCAGGAGAGGGGCACCATCTCAAGTCGAAGAGACCCAACCCCTGTGCCTACACACCACCTTCGCTGAAAG CTGTGCAGCGCATTGCTGAGTCTCACCTACAGTCTATCAGCAATTTGAATGAGAACCAGGCCTCAGAGGAGGAGGATGAGCTGGGGGAGCTTCGGGAGCTGGGTTATCCAAGAGAGGAAgacgaggaggaagaggaggaggatgaagaagaggaggaagaagaggacagCCAGGCTGAAGTCCTGAAGGTCATCAGGCAGTCTG CTGGGCAAAAGACAACCTGTGGCCAGGGTCTGGAGGGGCCCTGGGAGCGCCCACCCCCTCTGGATGAGCCCGAGAGAGATGGAAGCTCTGAGGACCAAGTGGAAGACTCAGCACTAAGTG AGCCTGGGGAGGAACCTCAGCGCCCTTCCCCCTCTGAGCCTGGCACATAA